A portion of the Chelmon rostratus isolate fCheRos1 chromosome 15, fCheRos1.pri, whole genome shotgun sequence genome contains these proteins:
- the dtnbb gene encoding dystrobrevin, beta b codes for MIEEGSKRGKAMVEKRQLFMEMRAQNFDVIRLSTYRTACKLRFVQKRCNLHLVDVWNMIEAFRDNGLNTLDHNAEINVSRLETILSSIYYQLNKRLPTTHQINVEQSIGLLLNFMVATYDSESHGKLTVFSMKAMLATMCGGKIVDKLRYIFSQISDSSGVMMFAKFDQFLREVLKLPTAVFEGPSFGYTEHSVRTCFPQQKKIMLNTFLDVLMADPPPQCLVWLPLMHRLANVENVFHPVECSYCRSESMMGFRYRCQQCHGYQLCQSCFWRGHANGPHSNQHQMKEHSSWKSPAKKLSHAISKSLGCVPIGEPPHPVFPEQAERPQELTHTVQPKPVANNMNDTMLMSSGAPTPTKSVLESPSRLDEEHRLIARYAARLAAEAGNSTQQCPPSDLSFNFDANKQQRQLIAELENKNREILQEIQRLRLEHEQASQPTPEKAQQNPTLLTELRLLRHRKDELERRMSALQESRRELMVQLEGLMRLLKDEEQKQASQSGGSPHSSPSHGAGCSMPMPIRSTSAGSTPTHTPQDCLAGVGGDVLEAFAQGVPRNLRNDLLVAADSITNTMSSLVKELHSVDDGGDEEETNMRNGGDRGTVRVPKH; via the exons ATGATCGAGGAAGGCAGCAAACGAGGCAAGGCCATGGTGGAGAAGAGGCAGCTCTTCATGGAAATGA GAGCTCAAAACTTCGACGTAATCAGACTGTCGACGTACAGGACTGCCTGCAAACTCCGGTTTGTGCAGAAGCGATGCAACC TTCATCTTGTGGATGTCTGGAACATGATCGAAGCCTTTCGTGACAACGGGCTCAACACGCTGGACCACAACGCTGAGATCAATGTGTCGCGGCTGGAGACTATCCTGTCTTCCATCTACTACCAGCTCAACAAGCGGCTGCCCACCACCCACCAGATCAATGTGGAGCAGTCCATCGGGCTGCTGCTCAACTTCATGGTGGCCACCTACGACAG TGAAAGCCACGGGAAGCTGACGGTTTTCTCAATGAAGGCCATGCTGGCGACGATGTGTGGAGGGAAGATTGTGGACAAACTACGCT ATATTTTCTCACAGATCTCTGACTCAAGTGGAGTCATGATGTTTGCAAAGTTCGATCAGTTCCTCCGGGAGGTGCTGAAGCTCCCCACAGCCGTGTTCGAGGGGCCTTCTTTTGGCTACACGGAGCATTCGGTGCGGACGTGCTTCCCTCAGCAG AAGAAGATCATGTTGAACACGTTCTTGGATGTGTTGATGGCAGATCCTCCCCCTCAATGCCTCGTGTGGCTGCCGCTCATGCACCGACTTGCTAATGTTGAAAATG TCTTCCATCCGGTGGAATGTTCATATTGCCGGAGTGAGAGCATGATGGGTTTCCGGTATCGGTGCCAGCAGTGCCATGGCTACCAgctctgtcagagctgcttctGGCGTGGCCATGCCAATGGTCCCCATAGCAACCAGCACCAGATGAAGGAGCACTCGTCCTGG AAGTCTCCGGCCAAAAAGCTGAGCCACGCCATCAGTAAATCTCTAGGCTGCGTCCCCATCGGAGAGCCGCCGCATCCCGTGTTCCCCGAGCAGGCTGAGAGACCACAGGAGCTCACCCACACTGT TCAGCCGAAACCAGTGGCCAACAACATGAACGACACAATGCTCATGTCCTCTGGGGCACCTACTCCTACCAAAAG TGTCTTGGAGAGTCCCAGCCGGCTAGATGAAGAGCACCGCCTCATCGCTCGCTACGCTGCCCGCCTGGCAGCCGAGGCGGGCAACTCCACA caaCAGTGTCCTCCATCAGATCTGAGTTTCAACTTCGATGCCAATAAACAACAGAGGCAGCTGATTGCAGAGctggagaacaaaaacag GGAGATCCTCCAGGAGATCCAGCGGCTGCGTTTGGAGCACGAGCAGGCCTCTCAGCCGACCCCAGAAAAAGCCCAGCAGAACCCCACACTTCTGACGGAACTACGGCTCCTCAG GCACAGGAAGGACGAGCTGGAGAGGCGCATGTCAGCCCTGCAGGAGAGCAGACGGGAGCTGATGGTGCAGCTGGAGGGACTCATGAGGCTGCTAAAG GATGAGGAGCAGAAGCAGGCT TCCCAGTCTGGAGGCTCCCCTCATTCTTCCCCCAGCCACGGGGCGGGCTGTTCCATGCCCATGCCCATACGCTCCACCTCGGCTGGCTCCACCCCGACTCACACACCGCAGGACTGCCTGGCAGGGGTGGGAGGGGACGTGCTTGAGGCTTTTGCTCAGG GTGTACCTAGAAATCTTCGGAATGATCTATTAGTTGCTGCTGACTCGATCACAAACACGATGTCATCACTTGTGAAAGAGCTCCACTCAG tggatgatggaggagatgaggaggagaccAACATGAGGAACGGTGGGGACAGAG GCACAGTGAGAGTACCGAAGCACTGA